Below is a genomic region from Spartinivicinus marinus.
CTATACTACCTTAAAAATACTAAATGATGAAACAGAACTTTAAAAAGTGAGTTACGAGCGCATTAGTATACAAAAAATCGATAAACAATTCACAGGATGTAGTTTACAATGGTCTCTATTTGAGCTGTATCTACAGCTCACTCGTTGTATAGCTGTTTAAAAAATAGCTTATTGGGGAGTCGTTTAGTTCAATGAAAGTAGTAGTCGTTGGTTTAGTGTCAGCCAGTTTATTATTAGCTGGCTGCCAGGAAAAAAAACAAGTTGTTGCCAAAGTAGCCGATGAAAATATCAGCAAAACTCAGTTTGAAGCTTATTTAAAGCATAAACATATCCCAACAACAGCAGAAAAGCGTGTTGAGGCTGCTTTAGATCAGTATCTGGAGCGTGAGGCTCTGGCGAAGGCTATTGAAGATAGTCAGTTTTTAGATAATGAGTTGACTGCGGCTGAATTAAACGAATTCCGTAAGCAAATGTTGATCAGCCGTTATTTTGAAAAATACCTTAATCAAACTGTAAGTGAAGATGCATTGCGTAATTATTACGCAGGTAACCCTGATCAATTTCAGAGCAAACGGGTGAATGTTGCTCATATTTTATTAAGGGTTCGCCCGAAAATGAGTGAACAGGAAATTGGTGTAGTAAAAACCAAAGCTTATGAAGCATATAGCAAGTTAAGGGCAAATGAAAACTTTGAGGAACTGGCTAAAAACTATTCAGAAGATCGGCTATCTGCTGAAAAAAATGGTGAGCTAGGCTGGATAAAAGAAGGAACTATTGATAGTGAATTTTCTAAGGTGGCTTTTAGTTTAAAAGAAGGTGAATTTTCCAAACCTATTCGTACTCCCTTTGGTTTTCACATTATAAAGCAGTTGCAAGCTCCCCAAGTTGTTAAGCAACCTTTTGAAGCAGTAAAAGGGGATATCCGTTATCAATTACGGGCACAAGCTAAACAAGCAGAGTATGAAAAACTGTTAAAACAAGTGAAAGTTGAAAAAATAGCCAGTAGCAAGGGTTGATTTGAGTATTTGATAAGGGCTTTATAATCCTTTCCTTATGTGAGGGTGTGGCAGAGGTACTTAAAGCAAAATCCCTTCTCCCCTGTGGGGGAGAAGGTTAGGATGAGGGGGCCCGCGTAGCGGTTACTTTAAGGTAATGATACCCTCATCCCGTTCCAGCTAGCGCTCTTATAAAAATTAAGGACGCTATCGCTCGCTATGCAGTAGCTAGTGAGCCCCTTTCCCAGAAGGAGAGGGAGCTAAAAATGACTTTTGCGACAGTCCCCAAGGAAGAGGTTGGATTATGCCATTGTTCTAATTCTTCCTTTTGCAATACTTTCCGTGATGAAGAGGGGACATATTTATGAGCCGCTCGGACACAGCAATATTAATATATAGCCAAAGCGAATGGTTTTTAGGGGCGGCCGTCAAGCGATGAAGCCCCATGAGTTTATGTTTTTATAAATGATTGGGGTGAAGAGCGACGACAACAAACCCTAAAAATCATTCGAGAAGGGTATAGTCTAGGTTATTCTACAATATGAAATATCTCATACCATTATTTTTCCCATTGTTACTATTACTGACTGCATGTGAAAAACAGCAGGCAGATAACGATCCTGTTTCTCTAAATCAAAATGAACATCAACATCAATCTACAGAAGAAGTTAATACGGCTGATGATGACCAAAAAATTGCCAAAGTAGGCGACTGGTTTATAACCCAACAAGAGTTGGATTTTGTCACTGAAAGAACCGTTGGTTCTAGTACGCTGGCAGTTATGTATGATCAGATTGGTGTAAAGCTATTAGAAAGTTTAGTCGTATCTAAAGCGATGGCTCAGCAAGCATCTGCAGCACTTTCTGTTGATGAAAAAACAGCTTTAGAGCTAAAAGTAAAGGCCTATCGAGAAGAGTTGTTGGTACGTCAATATTTGGCTGATAATGCTAAAGTTGAACCTGTTACTGATCAAATGATTCAAGACTACTACCAAAAACACCCTGAAAAATTCGGTGGTATTACAAGAAAACGTTATCGCTTAATTAAAACTATTAATTTACCAGCTAACAAACTAACAGAGGCGTCTGAACTATTTAGTGAGATAAGTCAAAATAGTAATTGGCAAGAGGCTGTTGCAGAGTTAAAGAAGCAAAATATAATTGCGAGTATCCAAACTGCTGAAGTCAATCCTGCATTGATTAGTGATGGGATAAAAAAATTATTAGAGGGTACGGCACAAGGTCAGTTGTCACCAGTAACAGTAGTAAACGGTAATTTGTATCGGCTGGAAGTAGTAGCTGAAATAAAAACACCAGCTAAAACATTGGTTGCCGTTAGTGATGAAATTAGAAAGATACTGGCACCATTGCAATTAAAGCAAGCAGTCAAGACAGCATCGGAAGAGGCTGTAAAAGATCTTAAAGTTGAATACTTATAGTTATACCCTTTGCGAATGATTTTTAGGGTTTGTTGTCGTCACTCATCACCCCAATCATTTATTTAAACATAAACTCATGGGGGCAAGTCTGAAACAGCAAGACTTGCGGTAGCTACTTTAATTTACATAAAAGAGCTACTGGAACTCTTCGCTTGACGGCCGCCCCTAAAAGTCATTCGCTTTGGCTATATTTAATTTTTTTTTTCGGGATTTGCAGGGGCAGTAGGAAATAGTTTGTTTGGTTAACTATAGGTTGTACAAGTTATTTCTTGCTGGCTTATGTGGTAAAGAAAAGGCAGTAATCAATGTTGTTAAAGCGGTTATTCAGTTTGGCAGCGGTCATATTTGGCCTTTCACAAATCCCTGCTTATGGGTTAAACCCCGATGGATTTGAACAAGGGATTCATACCGGCCATGTATTTGCCAGAGCCATCATAAAAGATGATGATGGATATCCTCTATGGGCTGAGTATAATCAAGCAGGAGGGCATTCGCGCATACCTGTTAGTGGAGTACGTGCATTTAAATCTCTAGTGATTGCTGGTGATGCCTATAGGTCTTATATTGAGCAGTATCAACAACTCAAACGTATTTATGAAGATCAAGTTGATTTATTAACCATTGATCAATACAACAGTTTCCGTGAAAATAACTCCCTTAACTCTGCATTAAATCAGCCTATTCAAAAGCTGCCTCAATTACCTGTTGATACAAAAGTAGTTGCTATACCAGGTTTACAACACCGTGCTACAACTGATGGTGAACAGTTAGCTATTAAATCGTTTCCAGTAGATCTGATTAAATATCCAGCAATTGAGGACAGCATTCAATCTTTATTAGTAGCGGAAGATGGTGAAATTCTTTATCAAAGCCAAAATCGGATTGGATATCTCACTGCATTTGGTACTAAAAAAGTTGGTGATGAAGTAGAAGATAGCTCAGAATATAAAGGAAATGCTTACAATGGAAAAATGCAGAACTTTTTTGCGCCTATTCCTGGGGTATCCATTGAAAGTATTACAGGTTATGTCAATGGTTTTGGTGTAACAGACGAAAATGGCCGCTATGCCAGTACTTATCGTTTATCTCCTTGTCCTGGATTTAACTATACGCCAACGATCTATTCACATATTCGTCTTTACTATAATAACTTTAACCCACGGGGCAAGCCAACAGTCCCTTATTATCTACAACGGCTGTCGGTTGATCGTTGTATGGGAATGGGAGCTTGGCCGCCAGGCTACGATCTAGCTGCCATTGCTGCATGGAATTACGTAAGAGGGTTGGTAATTGCTTCTCCTGAAAATGTACAGCGAATTGACATACCTGTTGGTGTGCATTTAATTAGTGGGCAGGTAGTTTTTAATAATGTAGAAATCACCGAAGATAAAACTACTTATAGTGCAGAGGCTAGCCCAGAAGTATTAATGCTACAACCAACTTTGGATTATGACGGTGATGGTACAGATGATATTGTGGAGCGTGGTAAGATTAATCCTGAAGATGGTCAATTTATTAAGGATGAAGCAGGCGATTTACAAGGTATTTCTTTATCTGGCTCACCTCGTAGTGATCATCAACCTAACTTTACCAAACTGATTGATACACAAGCCCATGCTACTCCTCAGGGTTTGTTAAAAACCATAAACAAGGAAGACTTAGCCAATACTGATATTTATGTGTTTCGTGAGTCTACAGGCGAATTAATAACTGAACGGGTTGGGCTCAGCGAAAATGAAGCTAATAGCTATGATACTGGTGTGAGTAAAAATAATAGCTTCTTCTATCAAATGATGGTGCGCAGTCCAGAAGATGTATTTAGTTTTAAGCGCCAAGCTTATGATGACTGGAGTGACTGGCAAGCCAAGAATAAAATGAATCCTGCTTTATTTGAACGTAAGGCAGATCATTTACGTACAGGTGAGCCCATTCGGGTAATCGCCATTAACCGGGCTACCGGTTATATCGGTACCGCATTAACCACCCTGGGAGGCACCCAAGCTGGAGGTAATATAACATCACCTGTACCCACCATTATACTATCACCGCCTAATTTAAAAGTATGGGCTACACGTCGTTACCAACCACAAGGGATTAAAGCCAATAGCGATGCGAAGCGTCATAATATCGGCAATGAAGGGACAGCCTTAACCAGTGACTATATTATTGAAGTACACACGGAATGGTTAGACAATGATGGACGGCCGCTGCCTGCCGAATTGGAAGGTCGTGGTTATACGGCACGTTTAGCCAAAATTGTGCAAGACCCCAGCAAAAGTAACGATCCATTAGCCGCTAGTCAAATTCATGAAATTGCAATAGACCCTGGCCGTCGTTTGCAGGTGGTCAAGTTTACCGAGGGAAATGCCGGTAACTTTCATTACTATTTTCAGGTTAATGGTAGCCCAATTGATCGGGAAAATGACTTTTCTAGCAACCCTGATCATGATGGGGTATTAAAATACCGCCCAAAAACCTATGTACCTTTACAAGTACAGCTTTATGATGAGAAAAATACACTTGTTCGAAAAGCCCATCTTAAAGCAATAGATAAAGAAGACGAGTTTGAGCCTATCTATCATTGGGTCTATCGTCCTGAGTTACAGTTCTCTGTTTATGATTTAGAAATAGACGCCATTCGCCGTAAAACGGGGGACGATAAAACCGTTAATATCTACGGGGAAAAAATACCCGTCATTAGTGGTAGTGACAATGCCTTAGAAGTGGCCTTCGATTTAATCAGCCCAGCCTTTAATCAACTGGAAACCATCGACGGCAAACGAGAGTTTGTCCTCGCCATGGGTGAGCAGGAATATGGCTTTGAAGTAAAACGAGAAGGCAGCGAACAAACCATTGTCTTTAACAATATCGAACACCTTTCTGAAATCGAACCTGAAGATTATCTAACCCTACGACTGTTTCTGAATAATGATGCCAGTAATATTTTGTGGGAGTATGCGTTTACCAATCTTGCTATTGGTAGCCCCATTGTTGGTAATGACCAAAACTGGCGAGAGGATGGTACTTATGTCGTCACCGCCGATGATCCGGTTGTACCTCTAGGGGCAGTGGTCATGGGGTATAATGCGGAAGGCAATGATCCCGCTACTATTGAATGGGAAGTAGACGGCGCAGGACGTATGGCTAAACCCGCTACTCAAAATGATACAGGTTATTTCCGTAATACACTCACGATGCCTCCAACCGCTGGTGCTAAAGGGATTGTGGCAGTTAAAACCCTAGGCTTAACGGAAGATACGGCCAAGTTCACTACAGTTGAAGTGCTCCCTGGTAAACCTCACCGCATTGAATATCAAGTAGAAAACAACGCCTTTATTGAGCAGGTGGGAGAAACCAAAGTTAAAGTGCGGGTGTTTGATAAACACGATAATATTGTCGCGGAACACACCCCGATTGACTGGTCAATTGCAGGTGATGTGTATATTACTGAGCAAGATAACAGTACGGATGAACGTGGTTATGCCACTGCCACGTTAAAAGGGAGTTTATTAGATGGCACCTTTGATTTAACAATTAAGTCTGGTGAGGCTGTTCGTACTGAGCCCATTACTATTCATCCAATCGATTTAGCGATTAAAGCGCCTAGCCTGGTTAGACCAAATGCACTGGAAACTATTGAAGTAACCGCCACCGGCTTAGGTAAAACCTTAGCCAATGTACCAATTTCCGTTATTAGTAATGTCGGACGATTAGTTAATAATGAGGTCATCACTAACAACCAAGGTAAAGCTTCTGTCTTATGGCATACTGGCTTTCAGTATAAAAAAGGCAAAGTAGTTGCTACCACAGGTATTACCTACTCTTCCAGCCAGGAAGTGACAGTGCAACCACTTGCTGTTAAAGCACATTTAAATGTTGGTAATGCAGTTATTGTGGGTGATCAAACAACCGATGCCACCTTTACACTCACTACCTTTACAAATAATCAGCTTGATCTTAGTTACCCTACCTCAACCACTATTACCTTAAAAGGTCAGCCGGGTGAGAAACTGCCGGTTAAATTAGGTAGCGAAGCAGAACCCGCCATTGCACCTGTGGCTGCTTTTTTAATGAATGAACGCTGGAGGGATCAGGTTAAAGATGAAACTGGGTTATTTGAAGCTGAATTGACCAACGTCGATTTAGTCAAAGACCACCCATTAAGTGCTGGCTTTAGTTATCGCTTTGGTGTTGTTGAAGGTGAAGACAACGTAGAAAGTAAACTGCTGGTGTCAGATGCTGAACACTTAGCCTTAAACCAAAATGTAGGCTTTCGTTTAGCGATTAAACCCACCGCGAACAGTGGTGAAATTGTTAAGTTAGGCGTTGGTCAAAAGCTGTTACTGACCAGTGAAGGCAAGCTACGCTATCAAGTCACCACCAGTAATGGTATTTATCACTTAACCAGCGATGTATTATCTCTAAATCAATGGGCTACTGTTGTTGCCCGTTATGAAAATAACCAACTGACCTTGCTGGTTAATGGTCAACGTTTTGAAACTCAAGCGGAAGGTGATATCAGCTACGGCAGTAGTCGTGCATTAGTGCTAGGTAAACGGTTTAAAGGGCAAATCAGTGGATTCCGTTGGTATAACTTAAATGCTCCTGCTTTGGCACAACTACCTAATGGCCAACAACAAATGGAAGTCACGATTGGTCA
It encodes:
- a CDS encoding LamG-like jellyroll fold domain-containing protein; the encoded protein is MLLKRLFSLAAVIFGLSQIPAYGLNPDGFEQGIHTGHVFARAIIKDDDGYPLWAEYNQAGGHSRIPVSGVRAFKSLVIAGDAYRSYIEQYQQLKRIYEDQVDLLTIDQYNSFRENNSLNSALNQPIQKLPQLPVDTKVVAIPGLQHRATTDGEQLAIKSFPVDLIKYPAIEDSIQSLLVAEDGEILYQSQNRIGYLTAFGTKKVGDEVEDSSEYKGNAYNGKMQNFFAPIPGVSIESITGYVNGFGVTDENGRYASTYRLSPCPGFNYTPTIYSHIRLYYNNFNPRGKPTVPYYLQRLSVDRCMGMGAWPPGYDLAAIAAWNYVRGLVIASPENVQRIDIPVGVHLISGQVVFNNVEITEDKTTYSAEASPEVLMLQPTLDYDGDGTDDIVERGKINPEDGQFIKDEAGDLQGISLSGSPRSDHQPNFTKLIDTQAHATPQGLLKTINKEDLANTDIYVFRESTGELITERVGLSENEANSYDTGVSKNNSFFYQMMVRSPEDVFSFKRQAYDDWSDWQAKNKMNPALFERKADHLRTGEPIRVIAINRATGYIGTALTTLGGTQAGGNITSPVPTIILSPPNLKVWATRRYQPQGIKANSDAKRHNIGNEGTALTSDYIIEVHTEWLDNDGRPLPAELEGRGYTARLAKIVQDPSKSNDPLAASQIHEIAIDPGRRLQVVKFTEGNAGNFHYYFQVNGSPIDRENDFSSNPDHDGVLKYRPKTYVPLQVQLYDEKNTLVRKAHLKAIDKEDEFEPIYHWVYRPELQFSVYDLEIDAIRRKTGDDKTVNIYGEKIPVISGSDNALEVAFDLISPAFNQLETIDGKREFVLAMGEQEYGFEVKREGSEQTIVFNNIEHLSEIEPEDYLTLRLFLNNDASNILWEYAFTNLAIGSPIVGNDQNWREDGTYVVTADDPVVPLGAVVMGYNAEGNDPATIEWEVDGAGRMAKPATQNDTGYFRNTLTMPPTAGAKGIVAVKTLGLTEDTAKFTTVEVLPGKPHRIEYQVENNAFIEQVGETKVKVRVFDKHDNIVAEHTPIDWSIAGDVYITEQDNSTDERGYATATLKGSLLDGTFDLTIKSGEAVRTEPITIHPIDLAIKAPSLVRPNALETIEVTATGLGKTLANVPISVISNVGRLVNNEVITNNQGKASVLWHTGFQYKKGKVVATTGITYSSSQEVTVQPLAVKAHLNVGNAVIVGDQTTDATFTLTTFTNNQLDLSYPTSTTITLKGQPGEKLPVKLGSEAEPAIAPVAAFLMNERWRDQVKDETGLFEAELTNVDLVKDHPLSAGFSYRFGVVEGEDNVESKLLVSDAEHLALNQNVGFRLAIKPTANSGEIVKLGVGQKLLLTSEGKLRYQVTTSNGIYHLTSDVLSLNQWATVVARYENNQLTLLVNGQRFETQAEGDISYGSSRALVLGKRFKGQISGFRWYNLNAPALAQLPNGQQQMEVTIGQNGTTQIDISSTGVLNQQPTGSNLRLVKVAVVSKQAEQYLGVVSSQLFSDTLTASANMHGATVNAVGYNNTPVNLPLSSVFTPAYAFWDVDWKSWAETAVEWGKEALSWVVPYEDIAELGKQIYYLATDDPKFEATKLLTGALGTISIIPLPVTKPFKLVSKGLNKLFDRIDPNSPFIKALAGTIGKLAKRCWDKRSFDDLQDVAAFMAFLADAIVLIDEHEEEFKSFIATIQNSEHLMAWIDLFAMYTEGGFEQALSYQGDTSQLHMPWYINIIDTVVPKAYARTDVKGLKIPVKRLLKRFRIFEALKKDLNISDHIIGDIFVQIRDYLKSKGSIKRKLEIRKIFLKPQFWRAAFFMKAGVGSDHMMNLLKGFEGQRISTYKMIGIIAFIQYKLFKNKPVNEELLKGIYTLMSRSYSYNNAIRDKDKSKPGVKPAVGNFNDIPAAQFQLAVVAGYLASNFKLIAVEKNNKLIANVFGNVEVELDREVDIIVEDNGIQKWIEVKSMLMCSSFSTTWNFLYVKLTNEFNEYEKNNKTGKIKGVECSKTGGNTLRQLTLDRTYAGLNNIKDKIKWVVQDFEYTRKKKKGKKGEVETVYGIDKKNLPNKVEAFITSQPKKINITEQFGVKYKSSYTSEAWDEYLKVSAKSINPLKANKPEAAWLEIFESLKATSLPKEGKKNIANELVNFIPVPE
- a CDS encoding peptidyl-prolyl cis-trans isomerase yields the protein MKYLIPLFFPLLLLLTACEKQQADNDPVSLNQNEHQHQSTEEVNTADDDQKIAKVGDWFITQQELDFVTERTVGSSTLAVMYDQIGVKLLESLVVSKAMAQQASAALSVDEKTALELKVKAYREELLVRQYLADNAKVEPVTDQMIQDYYQKHPEKFGGITRKRYRLIKTINLPANKLTEASELFSEISQNSNWQEAVAELKKQNIIASIQTAEVNPALISDGIKKLLEGTAQGQLSPVTVVNGNLYRLEVVAEIKTPAKTLVAVSDEIRKILAPLQLKQAVKTASEEAVKDLKVEYL
- a CDS encoding peptidylprolyl isomerase; the encoded protein is MKVVVVGLVSASLLLAGCQEKKQVVAKVADENISKTQFEAYLKHKHIPTTAEKRVEAALDQYLEREALAKAIEDSQFLDNELTAAELNEFRKQMLISRYFEKYLNQTVSEDALRNYYAGNPDQFQSKRVNVAHILLRVRPKMSEQEIGVVKTKAYEAYSKLRANENFEELAKNYSEDRLSAEKNGELGWIKEGTIDSEFSKVAFSLKEGEFSKPIRTPFGFHIIKQLQAPQVVKQPFEAVKGDIRYQLRAQAKQAEYEKLLKQVKVEKIASSKG